In Nocardioides nitrophenolicus, the genomic window GCGCGACGATGACCAGCCGGTCGACGAGGCGCCGGCCGAGCAGCTCGGCGGCGACGGTGAGCGCGAAGGTGGTCTTGCCGGCGCCCGGGGTCGCGACGGCGAGGAAGTCACGAGGGTTGCGGGCGAGGTAGTCGGTGAGCGCAGCGGACTGCCAGGCACGCAGCGACGGCGCCGTGCCCCAGGCTGCCCGCTCCGGCCATGCCGGACCGAGCGAGGTCATGCGTCGGGACCGGACCCTTCCGGGCCCTTGTCGTCGGACAGGCCCTCCCAGATCTCCTTGCAGTCGGGGCAGACCGGGAACTTCTCCGGGGCCCGGCTGGGCACCCAGACCTTCCCGCACAGGGCCACCACCGGCGTGCCCATGACCATCGCCTCGGTCAGCTTGTCCTTCTCCACGTAGTGGGAGAAACGCTCGTGGTCGCCCTCGTCGGTCGGGACGGTACGGCGGTCCTCCCGGACGTCCGTGTCTGTCGAGAATCCGATCGTGGTCACATCTCGCAGTCTAGTGCCCCCCGCTGACATCCACGTCCTTCGGGAGCTGACGCCACACCACGATCGCGACCAGCAGCGTGATGACCGCCCCGACCAGACCGACCGTCGCGAACGCGTCGGTGTACGACGCCAGCGCGGCCGGCTCCACGGGGGTGCCGAGGGCGCCGGTGACGGACTCCACGGCGGCGTCCGGCGCGCCGCCGGGGAGCCCGTGGCGGTAGACGACGCCGGCGAGGCTGCCGAGCAGGGCGATGCCGAGCACGCCGCCGACCTCGTAGGACATCTCCTCGACCGCGGCGGCCGAGCCGGCCTGGTGGACCGGCGCGGCGCCCATGATCAGCGCGGACGCCAGGCCCAGTGCCGCCGTGCCGAAGCCCACGAGCAGCAGCGCGCCGGCGACGCCGGCGTAGGGCATCGGGTGGGGCAGCAGCCGGAGCAGGGCCAGGCCGGCGGCGAGCACGACCAGGCCGGCGACGATCACGTTGCGTGCCCCGAACCGGGCGGCGACGGCGGGCGCGAGCGGCGGGCCGACCAGGCCGCCGAGGGCCATCGGGAGCAGCGCGACGCCGGCCCGCAGCGGGCTCCAGCCCTGGACCAGCTGCAGCCACTGGGAGCCGACGAACAGCAGCGCCATCATCGCGGTGCTGCTGACCAGCGCGGTCACGACGCCCGAGCGGAAGACGGGGTTCGCGAACAGGCGCACGGCGAGCATCGGGTCGTCCTGGTGCAGGCAGCGCAGCACGAACAGCGCCAGCATCGCGACACCGGCCGCGAGCACGAGCAGGGTGACGACGTCGACGTCGCCCTTGCCGAGGTGCTTGACGCCGTAGACGGCCGCGACCATGCCGCCGACCGAGAGCACGGTGCCGAGCACGTCGACCCGGCCGGGCCGCTCGGAGCGGCTCTCCGGGAGCAGCAGCAGGCCGGCGACCAGCGCGGCCACCATGAGTGGCACGTTGACCAGGAAGGCGGCGTGCCAGCTGAACGCGCTGAGCAGCGCGCCGCCGACGATCGGGCCGACGGCGCCGCCGACGGCCGCGGTGGCCGCCCACAGGCCGAGCGCGAACGCGCGCTCGCGGGCGTCGGGGAACAGCGCCCGGATCAGCGAGAGCGTCGCCGGCATGATCATCGCGCCACCGACGCCGAGCAGGGCACGCACGGCGATCACGTCGCCCGGGCTGCGCGCGACCAGCGCCGCCAACGACGCGACGGCGAAGATGGCGAAGCCGGTGAGCAGCATCCGGCGCCGCCCCCAGCGGTCGGCGAGCGCCGCCACCGGGACCAGCAGGCCGGCGAGGACCAGCGAGTAGACGTCGACGATCCACAGCTGGGCGAGCGCGCCGGCGTGCAGGTCCTCGGTCAGGTCGGGCAGCGCGACGTTGAGGACGGTCATGTCCATCACGACGACGAGCAGGCTGGCCGCCAGCACGGCCAGTCCGCCCCACCGGCGGCGGTCCCGCGCCGGAGCGGACCGCGGGGCGGAGAGCGCGCTCATCGGGCGGCACCGCCGTCGAGGAAGGTCGAGCGCACCAGGTCCTGGGCGTCGTTGCGGGCGATGTCGCCCGCGACGAGCCCGTCGCGGGCGGCGACGAGCAGGCCGTAGACGCTGTGTCCCAGCCAGCGCGCGGGCACGTCGGCCCGGAGTACGCCGGCGGCCTGGGCCGCGGCGTACAGCGCGACCTCGTCGGCGAACAGCGCGTCGGCGCGCTCGCGCAGGTCGGGGGCGTTGACGACGGTCGGGTCGGTGAGCGCGATGCCGAGCTCGTCGGCGTCGACCACGAACTGACCGAGCATCTCGTCCAGGCAGGCCCGGATCCGCGCCGGGTCGCCGGAGGCCGCGACCGCCGCCACCTCGCACTCGTCCAGCGTCGCGGCCCACCGGTCGAGCGAGCGGACGCCGATCTCGTGCAGCAGGTCCTCGCGGCTGGCGAAGTGGCGGTGGACGGTGGCTCGGCCGACCCCCGCGGCGGTGGCGATCTGCGCCATCGATGCGGTCGGGTCGGTGGTGAGCAGGCGCTGGGCGGCGGCCAGCACCGTGTCGCGGGTGGGCATCGTGCCTCCTGGTCGTGAGACATCAATGTCTCACATGAGACACTATTGTCTCAACTCCGCGAGCGCCCCGCGCTCGCGCCAGAGAGCTCAGTTGAGCTCGGGATCCGCCGGCCGGGTGGCGTGGAAGGCGAGCTCGCCCGGCTGGCGCCGCAGCACCCGGCGGCGCAGGTCGTGGGTGTCGCCGAGGAAGACGTCCTCGACCCGGCTGG contains:
- a CDS encoding DUF3039 domain-containing protein — encoded protein: MGFSTDTDVREDRRTVPTDEGDHERFSHYVEKDKLTEAMVMGTPVVALCGKVWVPSRAPEKFPVCPDCKEIWEGLSDDKGPEGSGPDA
- a CDS encoding MFS transporter encodes the protein MSALSAPRSAPARDRRRWGGLAVLAASLLVVVMDMTVLNVALPDLTEDLHAGALAQLWIVDVYSLVLAGLLVPVAALADRWGRRRMLLTGFAIFAVASLAALVARSPGDVIAVRALLGVGGAMIMPATLSLIRALFPDARERAFALGLWAATAAVGGAVGPIVGGALLSAFSWHAAFLVNVPLMVAALVAGLLLLPESRSERPGRVDVLGTVLSVGGMVAAVYGVKHLGKGDVDVVTLLVLAAGVAMLALFVLRCLHQDDPMLAVRLFANPVFRSGVVTALVSSTAMMALLFVGSQWLQLVQGWSPLRAGVALLPMALGGLVGPPLAPAVAARFGARNVIVAGLVVLAAGLALLRLLPHPMPYAGVAGALLLVGFGTAALGLASALIMGAAPVHQAGSAAAVEEMSYEVGGVLGIALLGSLAGVVYRHGLPGGAPDAAVESVTGALGTPVEPAALASYTDAFATVGLVGAVITLLVAIVVWRQLPKDVDVSGGH
- a CDS encoding TetR/AcrR family transcriptional regulator gives rise to the protein MPTRDTVLAAAQRLLTTDPTASMAQIATAAGVGRATVHRHFASREDLLHEIGVRSLDRWAATLDECEVAAVAASGDPARIRACLDEMLGQFVVDADELGIALTDPTVVNAPDLRERADALFADEVALYAAAQAAGVLRADVPARWLGHSVYGLLVAARDGLVAGDIARNDAQDLVRSTFLDGGAAR